One genomic window of Microbacterium sp. BH-3-3-3 includes the following:
- the ligA gene encoding NAD-dependent DNA ligase LigA produces the protein MSGPLPKLEDVTEHDQLPDLSLDDARVEAADLTQRIVDAREAYYGRDAELVDDATYDGWMQRLEAIERLYPELQGQDSPTQSVGAAEATDLATIEHAERMLSLDNVFSPDELRDWAVKTEAAAGRAVHWLSELKIDGLALNLRYEHGVLTSAATRGDGRVGEIVTDNALRLAGVPRQLSGEGHPALVEVRGEVFIPVAKFENLNRLQGEYRERAVAESRERAAGRRGSRAFDEEKAEQAAARRFPAFANPRNAASGGLRQQIEKKTGLELEAGLARIDSLSLYVHGLGAWPDPPVAAQSEIYDLLASWGLPTSPYSRVESSIDGVLSFVAHYGEHRHDVEHEIDGVVVKVDELALHDELGATSRAPRWAIAYKYPPEQVNTKLIDIVVSVGRTGRATPFAVMEPAKVAGSVVRQATLHNQDVVKVKGVLIGDTVVLRKAGDVIPEVLGPVVELRDGTERAFVMPTDCPECGTALRPAKEGDIDLRCPNARSCPAQVRGRVEHIGSRGALDIEALGEVTAAALTQPEVPDRPPLDTEAGLFDLTIEQLVPIEVVVRDSETGERKVDPDTGDLVRRAPFQKLGPATYPPGTEDLDPAERRRRGIRKDHREVRPSEQALKLVAELEKAKTKDLYRLLVSLNIRHVGPVAARALAQWFGSLDAIRAASREELAAVEGVGGIIADAVIDWFEVDWHREIVERWTAAGVRFAIPGHPGPGAAAAAGGVLAGLTVVATGSLEGYSREGAQEAILAAGGKAASSVSKKTDFVAAGPGAGSKLAKAEELGLRILDAAQFRVLVEQGPAALDGGDGGNADAIADATADVTADVTADVTADGDARAVGDVDEATPDTPSSDTPTSDD, from the coding sequence ATGTCGGGACCCCTCCCTAAGCTGGAGGACGTGACCGAGCACGACCAGCTTCCCGACCTTTCTCTCGACGACGCGCGCGTCGAGGCGGCCGACCTGACGCAGCGCATCGTCGACGCGCGCGAGGCGTACTACGGCCGGGACGCCGAGCTCGTCGACGACGCCACCTACGACGGATGGATGCAAAGGCTCGAGGCCATCGAGCGGCTGTACCCCGAGCTGCAGGGGCAGGACAGCCCCACGCAGTCGGTGGGCGCCGCCGAGGCCACCGACCTCGCGACCATCGAGCACGCCGAGCGCATGCTGAGCCTCGACAACGTCTTCTCTCCCGACGAGCTGCGCGACTGGGCGGTGAAGACCGAGGCGGCGGCGGGTCGAGCAGTGCACTGGCTCAGCGAGCTCAAGATCGACGGCCTCGCCCTCAACCTCCGCTATGAGCACGGCGTTCTCACCTCGGCGGCCACCCGGGGGGACGGGCGCGTCGGTGAGATCGTGACCGACAACGCGCTCCGTCTCGCCGGCGTTCCGCGACAGCTGTCCGGCGAGGGGCATCCCGCCCTCGTCGAGGTGCGCGGCGAGGTGTTCATCCCCGTCGCGAAGTTCGAGAACCTCAACAGACTGCAGGGCGAGTACCGAGAGCGCGCGGTGGCCGAGTCCCGCGAGCGCGCCGCCGGTCGACGCGGCAGCCGGGCCTTCGACGAAGAGAAGGCCGAGCAGGCGGCCGCGCGACGGTTCCCCGCCTTCGCCAATCCGCGCAACGCGGCCAGCGGCGGACTGCGCCAGCAGATCGAGAAGAAGACCGGCCTCGAGCTCGAGGCCGGCCTCGCCCGCATCGACTCCCTCTCCCTTTACGTCCATGGCCTCGGCGCGTGGCCCGATCCGCCGGTCGCCGCCCAGAGCGAGATCTACGACCTGTTGGCGTCGTGGGGACTCCCCACGTCGCCGTACAGCCGGGTCGAATCGTCGATCGACGGCGTTCTGTCGTTCGTCGCGCACTACGGCGAGCACCGCCACGACGTGGAGCACGAGATCGACGGCGTCGTGGTCAAGGTCGACGAGCTGGCGCTGCACGACGAGCTCGGCGCCACGAGCCGCGCTCCGCGCTGGGCCATCGCCTACAAGTACCCGCCGGAGCAGGTCAACACGAAGCTCATCGACATCGTCGTCTCGGTCGGGCGTACCGGGCGGGCCACGCCCTTCGCCGTGATGGAGCCGGCGAAGGTCGCCGGCAGCGTGGTGCGCCAGGCCACTCTCCACAATCAAGACGTGGTCAAGGTCAAGGGCGTGCTCATCGGCGACACCGTCGTGCTGCGCAAGGCCGGCGACGTCATCCCCGAGGTCCTCGGCCCGGTGGTCGAACTGCGCGACGGCACGGAACGCGCGTTCGTCATGCCCACCGACTGTCCCGAGTGCGGCACCGCGCTGCGCCCCGCGAAAGAGGGCGACATCGACCTGCGGTGTCCGAACGCCCGCTCCTGCCCCGCGCAGGTGCGCGGGCGTGTCGAACACATCGGCTCCCGCGGCGCGCTCGACATCGAGGCGCTCGGCGAAGTGACCGCCGCGGCGCTCACCCAGCCCGAGGTCCCCGACCGCCCACCCCTCGACACCGAGGCGGGGCTGTTCGATCTCACGATCGAGCAGCTCGTCCCCATCGAGGTCGTCGTGCGCGACTCCGAGACGGGCGAGCGCAAGGTCGACCCTGACACCGGAGACCTCGTGCGTCGCGCGCCGTTCCAGAAGCTCGGCCCGGCGACGTATCCGCCGGGGACCGAGGATCTCGATCCCGCCGAGCGCCGACGCCGCGGCATCCGCAAGGATCACCGCGAGGTGCGTCCGTCGGAGCAGGCGCTGAAACTGGTGGCCGAGCTCGAGAAGGCCAAGACGAAAGACCTGTACCGTCTGCTCGTCTCGTTGAACATCCGCCATGTCGGACCGGTGGCCGCCCGCGCGCTCGCGCAGTGGTTCGGATCGCTGGATGCCATCCGCGCGGCCTCGCGAGAAGAGCTCGCCGCCGTCGAGGGCGTCGGGGGCATCATCGCCGACGCGGTCATCGACTGGTTCGAGGTCGACTGGCACCGCGAGATCGTCGAGCGATGGACGGCCGCGGGCGTGCGCTTCGCCATTCCCGGCCACCCGGGGCCGGGCGCCGCGGCAGCCGCCGGTGGTGTGCTCGCGGGGCTCACGGTCGTGGCGACCGGGTCTCTCGAGGGGTACTCCCGCGAGGGGGCGCAGGAGGCCATCCTCGCTGCCGGGGGCAAGGCCGCATCGAGCGTGTCGAAGAAGACGGACTTCGTGGCGGCCGGCCCGGGAGCCGGGTCGAAGCTGGCGAAGGCCGAAGAGCTCGGTCTGCGCATTCTCGACGCCGCACAGTTCCGCGTGCTGGTCGAGCAAGGACCCGCGGCTCTCGACGGCGGTGATGGCGGCAACGCGGATGCGATCGCCGACGCGACCGCTGACGTCACCGCGGACGTCACCGCGGACGTCACCGCAGACGGCGACGCGAGGGCTGTCGGCGACGTAGACGAAGCGACCCCCGACACGCCGAGCTCCGACACGCCGACCTCGGACGACTGA